A genomic stretch from Candidatus Methylomirabilota bacterium includes:
- the meaB gene encoding methylmalonyl Co-A mutase-associated GTPase MeaB — protein sequence MSDLVSRMLDGDRLALARLITRVENRSPEVPAIMQAIHERTGRAYVLGITGPPGAGKSTLVDRITSLLRAEQQPVGVIAVDPSSPFTGGAVLGDRIRMQTHTLDPDVFIRSMATRGSLGGLARATGDVIKVMDAFGFPWILIETVGVGQTELDIIRQADTTVVALVPESGDSVQAMKAGLMEVADVFVVNKADRDGAHALMAELKFSVHLHYTGSAQARDVDWEVPVLATQAVNDVGMDTLLRQIRSHRTVLEQAGALEKRRQARRRADLEALLVEEYTAQVTALVQQDPALARTLDAVTGGRLDVYSAVAQILAQTLRRP from the coding sequence GTGTCCGACCTGGTCAGCCGGATGCTCGACGGAGACCGCCTGGCCCTCGCACGCCTGATCACCCGGGTGGAGAACCGCTCCCCCGAGGTGCCCGCGATCATGCAGGCGATCCACGAGCGCACCGGGCGCGCCTACGTGCTCGGGATCACCGGGCCGCCCGGCGCGGGCAAGTCCACGCTGGTGGATCGGATCACGAGCCTGCTGCGCGCGGAGCAGCAGCCGGTCGGCGTCATCGCGGTGGATCCGTCGAGCCCGTTCACCGGCGGCGCGGTGCTCGGCGACCGCATCCGGATGCAGACCCACACGCTCGACCCCGACGTCTTCATCCGCAGCATGGCCACTCGCGGCAGCCTCGGGGGGCTTGCCCGCGCCACCGGCGACGTGATCAAGGTGATGGACGCCTTCGGCTTCCCGTGGATCCTCATCGAGACGGTGGGGGTGGGGCAGACCGAGCTGGACATCATCCGTCAGGCCGACACCACCGTGGTCGCGCTCGTGCCGGAGTCCGGCGACTCGGTCCAGGCCATGAAGGCGGGCCTCATGGAGGTGGCCGACGTCTTCGTCGTCAACAAGGCCGACCGCGACGGGGCCCACGCCCTGATGGCCGAGCTGAAGTTCAGCGTGCACCTGCATTACACGGGCAGCGCACAGGCGCGGGACGTGGACTGGGAGGTGCCGGTGCTCGCCACGCAGGCGGTCAACGACGTCGGCATGGACACGCTGCTGCGGCAGATCCGGAGCCACCGAACCGTGCTCGAGCAGGCCGGCGCGCTCGAGAAGCGGCGACAGGCTCGCCGTCGCGCCGACCTGGAGGCCCTGCTGGTGGAGGAGTACACCGCGCAGGTCACCGCCCTCGTGCAGCAGGACCCCGCGCTGGCCCGCACGCTCGACGCGGTCACCGGCGGCCGCCTCGACGTGTACTCCGCGGTGGCCCAGATCCTCGCGCAGACCCTGAGGCGGCCTTGA